CCATGATACAGAGATGATGGGGACTCCTGCACGCTTGCAGGCTTTGATGTCGCGGACTTCATCGCCTACGTAAAGAAGGTGCTCAGGCTGGCAAGAAAAAGTCCGGCAAATGGAGCGTAAGTGTTTTGCTTTGCCTGTTAACTTGGATGTGGAGCTCACAAAGCTGAAGTGTTCTTCGAGTCCATGTGATTTGAGGAAGAGATTGACGTTTTCCTCACTATTTGAAGTGAGGATCCCGCAGTGGATCTCTTGCTCCCGCAGGAGGGGGAGGATATCTCCAATGCCTTCAATTAAGGGAAGAGACGCTATACGCTCTTTCAGGAGTCGAGTGCCTTTGGAGATGAGAATAGGGACAAGCAGCTTGCTGATACCCAAATGCTTGAGCAGCTCATTGAGCTGCATTTCTCGAAGCGATGGAATGTGTTCCTTCTCTACCTCCTTGAATCCATATTCCGATGACAGATGGTTGAGGATGTTGCGGCCCTCTTCCATGGTATCTGCAATGGTGCCGTCAAAATCAAAAACAATGGTGCGAAGGGGCATGTGTCTATTTTCTGAGAACTAAAGTATTTAGGCGCATGTTGGGATCCACGTCGCAAGAAAATGGGGAGTGTTCGCCGTTGAGGTGTTTGTGGAGCGCCACATAAGCAATCATTGCAGCGTTATCTGTGGTGAAGGCTGGCGAGCACACTTTTAATTTAATGCCATTTTTGACACATGCTTCCTCGAAGGCGTTTTTTAGTGCCCCATTGCAGGATACCCCTCCAGAGAGTGTAATGAACTTCGAGTTCTGTTGCTTGGCTGCTTTGATAGTCTTCTTGACCAAAACCTCGATGACAGCGGCTTGAAAAGAGGCGCAGATGTCAGGGATGGCTTCTTCTGGAGGTCTGCCATCCACGGGGTTCAGCTCAGAAAGGGTATACAGTACAGCAGTCTTAAGCCCCGAAAAGGAGAAGTCCAGATGAGGTTTCTTGAGCATAGAGCGCGGAAAGTCATATGCGTCAGGGCTGCCGGATTGAGCCTGTTTCTCGATATGTGGGCCTCCTGGGTAGGGGAGTCCGATCATTTTTGCTACTTTGTCGAAGGCTTCCCCAGCGGCATCGTCTAAAGTTTTGCCCAAAAGGGCGTAGTTGCCGTAGCCATGAGTTTGAATGATCATGGTGTGGCCGCCCGAAACCACCAGAGAGGTGTTTTCCTGAATGCCTTGCTTGCTGTCGATGAAGGGAGACAAGAGGTGTCCCTCCATGTGATTGATCGAGAGGAATGGCTTCTTGCTGGCGACTGCCATGGCTTTGGCTGCTGTGTGCCCGATGAGGAGTGAAGAGGCTAAGCCTGGGCCAGCGGTTGCAGCAAAGGCGTCAATCGACTCAAGTCCAATGCCAGCTTGAGCGAGGGCTTTGTCGACGAGAGGGCGTAGTGCCAGAGAGTGGTTACGAGACGCGAGCTCAGGGACGACGCCACCGTATTCCTGGTGAATATCAATTTGAGAGCTGATCTCTGAACTGAGAATTTCAGCTTCTAGGCGGTTTCCTCTCAGGATGGCGACTGCGGTCTCATCGCAGCTGGATTCGATGGCTAATATGGTGGCGTGACTCATTCTCTGGAGAAGCCAAGGTAGTATAGTTCACCACCAGAAAGCAACTGCTCATAGGTAAATGCTGGAACTAATGAGGAACAAGGCATCCTTGTCTTTACAATTAGGGCAGGGTCTGGCATTTGCAGCCCGTCATGTCAGAGCTTCCAAAAGCATACGAACCGCAAGAGGTTGAGATTAATTGGTATCAAAAATGGTTGGAGAACAAATGTTTCTCCGCAGACGTGAATTCCTCAAAGGAAGCGTACTCCATCGTGATTCCGCCACCAAACGTCACTGGTATTCTCCATCTTGGCCACGTCTTGAATAACTCTATTCAGGATATTTTGGCGCGTCGTGCTCGTCAGCAGGGCAAAGAAGTTCTCTGGCTCCCGGGTACAGACCACGCAGGTATTGCTACCCAGACCAAGGTTGAAAAGAAAGTGCGTGAAGAGGAGAATACGACTCGCCGTGAACTTGGTCGCGAGGAATTTCTCAAGCGTGTCTGGGATTGGAAAGACAAGCATGGTGGCATCATTATCAAGCAGCTCAAGCGTCTCGGCTGTAGTTGTGATTGGGATCGTGAGCGTTTCACCATGGATGAAGATTACTCCGAGTGGGTATCCAAAGTATTTGTAGATCTATTCAATGAAGGTCTTATTTATCGTGGTAAGCGCATGGTGAACTGGTGCCCAGTATCATTGACCGCGCTTTCTGATGAAGAGGTCATCCCTAAGCCGCAGCGCTCCAAACTCTACTTCATGAAGTATGAGTTGGTGGACAGCCCGGGTGAATTTCTCGAGATTTCAACCACCCGTCCTGAGACCCTCATGGGGGACATCGCAGTGGCGGTGAATCCTAAGGATGAACGCTTTGCCAAGTATGTCGGGAAGAATGTACGCCGTCCATTCCCGGAAGCAGAAATCCCCGTGATTGCAGACGACCACGTAGACATCGAATTTGGTACTGGTGCGCTCAAGATTACTCCTGCGCACGACAAGGCTGACTTTGAGATCGGTGAACGACACAACCTCGAAATCATCGACATCCTTCATCCGGATGGCCGCATCAATTGCCCTGAGGTTCCTGAGCTAGATGGCCTCGACCGTTTCGTGGCTCGTAAGAAAGCCGCAGCTAAGCTGGAGGAAATGGGGCTGCTCATCAAGGTGGAGGAACACGAAAATAACGTGGGCTACTCCGAGCGCGCTGATGTGCCGATCGAGCCACGTATTTCCATGCAGTGGTTCCTTAAGTATCCTGCGGTGCAAGAGGCTACCGACGCTGTTGCCAATGGTGACATCACTTTCCGTCCTGAGCGCTGGAATAAGATCTACGCTCACTGGATGAACAATCTCCAGGACTGGTGTATCAGCCGCCAGCTTTGGTGGGGTCATCAGATTCCGGTATGGTACCGCAAGGACAAAGCTTTTGATCTCAAGGAGGCTGAATCTCTCGACGTCAAGGACACTGAATCCGGTGATATCTATGTAGGCACCGAGCCGCCGGCTGATGGCGATAACTGGGTACGCGATGAAGATGTGATGGACACTTGGTTTAGCTCCTGGCTCTGGCCTTTCGCCACCATGGACGAGCAGACTCGCGCCAAGTTCTACCCGACCACTGACCTCGTTACTGGTCCGGACATTATTTTCTTCTGGGTAGCTCGCATGATCATGGCTGGCTATCGTTTCGAAGGAGAGCTTCCGTTCAAGAATGTGTTCTTCACTTCTATTATCCGAGATATCCAGGGGCGCAAGATGTCCAAGTCTCTGGGTAATTCCCCAGATCCGATTGATCTGATGGAGAAGTACGGTGCAGACGGCCTTCGTTTCGGTCTAATGCGCATCGCTCCGATTGGCTCTGATGTGAAGTTCGATGAGACGATGATTGAAGAAGGGCGTAATTTCGCCAACAAGCTCTACAACGCCTGTCGCTTCCGTCAAATGCAGGGCGGGGAAGCCGCTGATCTCGTTATCGACGAAAGTCTGCCAGTTTATCACCTCGATATTCTTGCCAAGCTCGATGAGCTCGATGAGAAACTTGAGAAGGCCTATGCGAGCTATCGCTTCAATGATGTGACTCAGCATCTCTATGAGTTCTTCTGGACCGAGTACTGCGACAAGTTCCTTGAGTCTGCTAAGTTTGATTTCCGTTCCGGTGATGACGCCGCGAAGCAAAAGACTCTGGGTGTCATTGATCTCGTGCTTTCCAAGTATCTTGCTCATCTGCATCCGTTCATGCCTCATATTACGGAAGAGCTTTCGGCCAAGATGGGCTACGTGGCTGAAGGGGAGTTCCTGATGACTAAGGCTTTGGATCACAGTAATGTTCTTGATGGAGTCTCCGCCGAGGCGATCACACGCGCCAAGGAAATTACTGCTGCAGTTCATGAAACAGCTGGCCGCCTCCGTAATCTCAAGGCCGAGTATCAGCTCGCGGCGAGCAAGGACGTAGTATTTGTCATTAAGCCTGTGGCAGACTGGGTGGCCGCTGAGTGCGATACGCTCGCTTTACTTGTAGGTGCCAAGGAAATGCAACTTCAGGCTGATTTCGATGCGCCAAAGGGTACACCTGCATCAGTAACACCAATCGGTGAGGTGTATATGCCTCTCGAAGGTTTGATCGATATGGACGCTGAGAAGGCTCGCCTTGACAAGGAAATCGATAAGATTGCCAAAGAGGTTGAGAAGTCATCCAAAAAGCTTTCTAACGAAAACTTTGTAGCCCGTGCCAAGCCTGAGGTGGTTGCTGTCGAAAGAGAGCGACTTCAGGAGTGGGAGGCTAAGTTGGCTCAGCTCAAGGAGATGCGTTTAGCCCTTGCTTAAGTGGTTTGATCTCCATGCTTTTCATGCTTGCGGTGCTGATTCGAGGACTTTAATGATGTTTAAATTTTAGTTTTCTCAGCACCGGTACATGAAAAAATTCAGTGATATCCAAGACATTACTCCCGAAGAACTCGAGCTTCTGGAGGCTGCTGGTTATACTGAATTAAATGCCCTGCAGGGAATATCCATTGGCGATTTCGAGAAGGAGATCACGCGAGCAAATGATATGCTCAATATTGCCAGCGAGACGCCGACTAGAGAGAAGCTTGCTGCTTGGTATGCTATCGCTGAGGTTGAGTTGCCAGAAGCTCCACAAAAGCCGGCCTATGGTTCTCCCCCTGAACCTCAGGCCAAAGTGCCGGAGTTCGGAGAGGCGGTTGAGACCCCTGTGGCGGTATCTATTTCACAGGAGTTTATTGAAGCAAAGCAGATTGATTTGTCTGGTTTGCCTACGGTTGGCGATTCATTGGGGATGTCCAGTGGTTTGAATCCAGTCAAGGAGAGGGGGGTTCAGAAGCAAGAGGCAGATGCGCCAATTGCCCAGTATCGGGTACAGGCTACTAGTGAAAGCAAGACTGATCACGAAAAAGTGATTAAGCAGCTTGAGAAAGACAAGGTGCTCTCGATGGATGAGTTTCGTGTCAAAGGGGGCAAGGTTGCTCCGTTGGAGCGAGCTTCTGGCACGGATATTACAAAGACGACCCTTGAAGAGACCAACCGCGGCATTGACCCCAAGTCCAGAAGGTATATCCGAGGGGTGCTACACCGTGAACCCGCCAAGGTTACCTTGGCTTCTATCGCGCTACTTTTTTCTCAACTACTGGTGATTCTGAGTGTCTTGCCCTTGCCGCTGATCTTTATCGATAGGGACAAATATATCTGGGCTGCGTTCTGTCCATTGCTAGCTATCGTGGCACTCTTTGTTTGGTTTTTTGTGGCACGAAAAGCCCAGTGTCCTGTCTGCCGGCAACATCAATATGTACCTAAGGCGTGCCTCAAGCACAACAAAGCGCATAGACTGCCACTGATTGGGCATATGGCCTCTACGGCCATTCACGTTTTGATGTTCAAGTGGTTCCGTTGCATTTTCTGCGGTACATCCATTCGTCTTAAAGAGTAAATGAACCAGATTCTCCACCTAGCTTGCAATGTGGAAAGACTCTGATATAGCTATCAATCATGTCTAAGAGCAAATTCAGCTTTTTTCGTTTTCTAGTCGCCTTGTTAGTAATCGCAGCAAACGTGGCGATGGGGGCATTTGTCTATTTTGCGTGGCAGCCCAGAGATTTGAGTGATGTCGATGGTCGAGATTCGAAGGTAAAAACTGCTGAAGTGGTCGATATTCTCGAAAAAATCCAGGCGGCTAAGAATGGTCTCTATGAAGTGACTATCACCGAAGAAGACTTGAACCTTTATCTGGCTTCTAAGCTTAAGCTCGCACAGAGTGGCGTTATTGATGAGTATGTTGATGTGAAAGGTGTCTACGTGGACCTCAAGCCAGATACGATGGAGATCATCATTGAGCGTGAGATTAATTATGTGGATCCATCCGCAGAAAAAGGGGATGACAAAGAGGCTGCCTCAACAATCCCGTTTCTTCCCATGGATAATACCGTATCCATGAAGCTAAAGATCTTCACAACTGTGAATGAAAAAGGGGAGACGGTGCGTGTTGTTGAATTTCCCGGAGGCTCCTTTGGCAAGGCTCCTGCACCAGGCCAGTTCGTTTTGGCTGTGAAGGATAGCTTTGACCAAATCGCTAAGCATTTTTCCAAGGAGGTCGATCTCGCTTATAACCAAATGGTACGTCTGGAGATTGGAGATGGCTTCATCACCTTGGACCCAAGGCGTGAGGTTAAAGAGGCTGCAGCTCCAGCACAATAATGCTCACTCACTGCTCTGTTGCGATGAGTCGTCACTCGCTAGTTGTACTGGCTTCTATGTCTGCGCTCATGCAGCCATTGCTGCATGGTCAAGAGTCGGCTGACGATAAGGCCCGGGTAGTGCCAAAGGAAAAGTCGATTAGTTTCAATCGACAGCTCATTGTGGAGGGGCGCAATGATCGATTAAGGACAGCTATTGCTGATGTTGTCGATGATACAGCCTATGATCTATACAAGGCATTGGGAGTGGCTCCTGATCATGAGAATGCGCTGCCTATCAATATTGATATGTATGAAGCTGGCAATGCCAGCCGAGGGCTGAAAGTGCGTCCTAGTATCATTCCATTGGCGGGCGGTAAGTATCGGATCGAGTTGCTGGTGGATACGCGTGCCGGTGTCGAGAGGGAGGTATTGCAACGGGGGCTGATCGAGGTCTTGATTTATGAGCTAGGTGTCAGAAGTAATAAAGATCAGCTGGCTCCAGAGAAACAGGTGGTTGTTCCACCGTGGCTTGTATATGGTCTGTTTGAGTATATTCAATGGAAGTCAGGAGATAGTGAGCGTAGGCTCTATGATATCTTGAAAGAGAGGCCAGAGCTTTATTCCATAGATCAGGCGTTTAGGACGAATGGTAGAGATGTTCGTCAGTTTGATGATACCAAAGAGGCGTTGTTCAGGGCTTCCTCTTGCGCTTTTGTTAGTTCGCTTCTCAGGCAGAAGAATGGGGGACAGGCGATGATTTCCTTTTTGAAGGAGGTATCGCTCCATGAGGGGGAAATGGAAAACTTACTGCGCAAGCATTTCCCGGGGCTCAATGTTGGAGCCAAAGGTCTGCAGAAGATGTGGAGTCTGCAGGTAGCTGATATGGCTTCAGCCAGATTGCAGGATGTTCTGAGCATTGGTGATACAGACAGGCGCTTGTCTGAAGCTCTATTCTTGACGCTGACGGATGGCGAGGGGGTAAGCAGGCAGCTCCCCATTGATCAATTCAAGGAGCTGGAAGGGGCTAGCAGGGAAACACGCTTAAATGCGGTGAATGTCTCCAGAAATGAAATCATGCAGCTCAGTTACCGTTGCTTTCCAGCATACAGGCCACTTTTGTATGGCTATATCAAAGTGCTCGAGGATGTGGCCCTTGGAAACATGGAAGATGTCCAGCTGCGCTTGGTCAATCTGTATGAGGAGAGAAGGTTGATGAGGCTCTCCAGTGAGCGGGTCAGAGATTATTTGGATTGGTATCAATTGACTCAAGCCCGCGATATTAAGGGTGATTTTTCCGGTTATATGAAGCTCAAGGATAGGTTGGCGCAGGAGCGAGAAGTGAAAAAGGATCCAGTGATCGACAAGTATCTTGATGAGGTTCAGGCGCTCTATCAAAAAATGGAGCAGTCTGAGAGAGAGGAGTGATGATTAGCAGTTCTGAGATAACAAAAAACCCAAGGTGAGTTGCCTTAGGTTTTTTGGTTGAGAAAAAGTTAATCAGCGGTGCGGATCTCAGTCCTTGCGCTTGAGTTGTGGGAAGAGGACAACGTCACGGATAGTCGGTGCACCAGTGAGCATCATGATGAGGCGGTCGATACCGATGCCTATACCGCCAGCTGGTGGCATGCCTGATTCCATGGTCTCAACAAAGTCATGGTCAACCTTTTGAGCTTCGCCGCCAGCCTGCTCTTCAAAGCGCTGACGCTGGAGGATTGGGTCGTTTAGTTCGGAGTAACCGGGTGAAATTTCTTGGCCGTTGATGATGAGCTCGTAGACGTCAATCACTTCTGGATTCTCTGGGTTGAGTTTGGCGAGAGGGATGAGCTCTTTGGCAACGTGAGTCACAAAGCATGGGTTGAAGGTGTGTTCTTCAATGAGCTTTTCAAAAACTTGCTGAGTGACTTCGTAGTCTTCCATGTTGGCAGAAATCTCCACTCCCAAGTCGGCACATTTAGCTCTGCGCTCATCAGGGGTGAGGTTGAACCAGTCATCTCCTGCAGCTTCCTTGATTAGGTCGTGGTATGAAGCGCGCTTCCAAGGGCGTGAAAGGTCGATTGTTCGGGTGGTCTCGCCTTCTTCGTTTTTGTGTTCGATCTGAAGGCTGCCGCAGAACTTCTCTGCCAGGTGGCATGTCATTTCTTCTACCAAGTCCGCCATTTGCTCGAAGTCTGAGAATGCCCAGTAGGCTTCAAGCATGGTGAATTCCGGATTATGGCGTCTGGAGATGCCTTCGTTACGGAAGTTACGGTTGAGTTCAAAGATTTTGGTGAAACCGCCGCAGAGTAGGCGTTTGAGGTGCAGCTCTGGAGCAATGCGCAGAGTGAGGGGCATGTCCAATGCGTTGTGGTGGGTGTTGAAGGGGCGAGCTGCTGCACCGCCTGCCACATCGTGTAGCATAGGTGTCTCCACTTCAAGGAAGCCACGCTGGCTGAGGAATGCGCGGATTTCCGCGATCATCAGGGAGCGTTTCACAAAAAGATCAGCACTAGCCTGATTGGACATGAGGTCCAGATGGCGCTTACGGTATTTGGTTTCACGGTCTGAAACACCGTGCCATTTGTCTGGCATGGGTCGCAGAGCTTTGGAAAGGACAGTGAGCTTCACTACTTTGACGGAAGGTTCACCTTTACCCGTAGTGAAAGTTTCACCCTCAATCCCGATCCAGTCACCCATATCCATGAGCTTCCAAGCGGCCCATTCGGACTCGGAGATTCCCTTTTGGTTGAGATAAATCTGAATGCGTCCGTGGACATCGCCGATCGTGGCGAATACGGATTTACCCATGTCTCGGATGGCAAGCAAGCGACCAGCGATTTTCACCGGTTTATCATTCTCGAAATTCTCTTTGAGTTCACCAGGAGTGGTGGATACTTCATATTTGCTGCCGAATGGGTCAATGCCCAGTTCACGGAGCTTTTCGAGTTTCTCACGGCGTACAGCGATGAGTTCTGCTTCGGTGGATTGTGGCTGAGTTGTCTGCTCGCTCATAGGGTGGCGGAGGATAGGGGGCGAGACGGGATTTGCAATGCGGATTTTCCCTAAATTGCAAGTATTCGTAAGGTGGGGAGGGCTTTCCTGACTTGGAAGATCACAATATGATTCCAAGGCTCTGCTTCTAGGATGATTTTACTCTTGCTGAGATGGATATGAATGTGTCTAATTCGCCTCATGAGCGCATTATTGCGCTCGGGGGGATATCCTCGTTGGCGCTATTGCATCAACGAGGATATATTTTTAGATGGGCATCTCTTCATCGCCCGGGACGGGCGGAAGGAGATCCTGACGAAGAAGAAGACGTTCGATGTTCAAGTCATCCAAGAGGTCGTCTGGTGTTTGTGCGATGACACTGCAGTAAGGGGTAATTCTGTCTACTTCTGCGATCGTGCAGTGAACCATGGTGGAGACAATATCTGCATCGTACTTCTCACGTTCAAAAATGTTGGTGATACGGAATACAACACGTCTCCTGTCCAGATCGTACTCTAAGCCACCGAGATTCATTTGCTTATTGGCACGGTGCAAGAGTTCAAGAAGCAATGGCTGACGCAGCTCGTCGATATCCATGGAGGTTTCACCCACGACGCTGAGTGCGTTGAGCTGGGTAAACACCTGGGCAAACAGATGAACCCTAGTGTGGTGGGCTTCAAAAGCTGTGGTGATCACTTCTCTTCCGGCAACTTGTTCGTGGTGCCAGCCTTGCTCGTTGAAGGCATCTGATACGGAGGTGAGCTGTAGTGATGGTGGCTTCATAAGTGTGTGCTTTAAACTGTCCGAGGCTAGTTGGCTAGTCTTGAGGTGACCGCTTTTTTGAGTAGTGGGATTTTTGTCTCTGAAATGGGGTTTAAG
Above is a genomic segment from Rubritalea squalenifaciens DSM 18772 containing:
- a CDS encoding HAD-IA family hydrolase, whose amino-acid sequence is MPLRTIVFDFDGTIADTMEEGRNILNHLSSEYGFKEVEKEHIPSLREMQLNELLKHLGISKLLVPILISKGTRLLKERIASLPLIEGIGDILPLLREQEIHCGILTSNSEENVNLFLKSHGLEEHFSFVSSTSKLTGKAKHLRSICRTFSCQPEHLLYVGDEVRDIKACKRAGVPIISVSWGFNAKQVLASSAPDYLIDDPAELITAIHDYRNSLL
- the lysS gene encoding lysine--tRNA ligase encodes the protein MSEQTTQPQSTEAELIAVRREKLEKLRELGIDPFGSKYEVSTTPGELKENFENDKPVKIAGRLLAIRDMGKSVFATIGDVHGRIQIYLNQKGISESEWAAWKLMDMGDWIGIEGETFTTGKGEPSVKVVKLTVLSKALRPMPDKWHGVSDRETKYRKRHLDLMSNQASADLFVKRSLMIAEIRAFLSQRGFLEVETPMLHDVAGGAAARPFNTHHNALDMPLTLRIAPELHLKRLLCGGFTKIFELNRNFRNEGISRRHNPEFTMLEAYWAFSDFEQMADLVEEMTCHLAEKFCGSLQIEHKNEEGETTRTIDLSRPWKRASYHDLIKEAAGDDWFNLTPDERRAKCADLGVEISANMEDYEVTQQVFEKLIEEHTFNPCFVTHVAKELIPLAKLNPENPEVIDVYELIINGQEISPGYSELNDPILQRQRFEEQAGGEAQKVDHDFVETMESGMPPAGGIGIGIDRLIMMLTGAPTIRDVVLFPQLKRKD
- a CDS encoding valine--tRNA ligase, coding for MSELPKAYEPQEVEINWYQKWLENKCFSADVNSSKEAYSIVIPPPNVTGILHLGHVLNNSIQDILARRARQQGKEVLWLPGTDHAGIATQTKVEKKVREEENTTRRELGREEFLKRVWDWKDKHGGIIIKQLKRLGCSCDWDRERFTMDEDYSEWVSKVFVDLFNEGLIYRGKRMVNWCPVSLTALSDEEVIPKPQRSKLYFMKYELVDSPGEFLEISTTRPETLMGDIAVAVNPKDERFAKYVGKNVRRPFPEAEIPVIADDHVDIEFGTGALKITPAHDKADFEIGERHNLEIIDILHPDGRINCPEVPELDGLDRFVARKKAAAKLEEMGLLIKVEEHENNVGYSERADVPIEPRISMQWFLKYPAVQEATDAVANGDITFRPERWNKIYAHWMNNLQDWCISRQLWWGHQIPVWYRKDKAFDLKEAESLDVKDTESGDIYVGTEPPADGDNWVRDEDVMDTWFSSWLWPFATMDEQTRAKFYPTTDLVTGPDIIFFWVARMIMAGYRFEGELPFKNVFFTSIIRDIQGRKMSKSLGNSPDPIDLMEKYGADGLRFGLMRIAPIGSDVKFDETMIEEGRNFANKLYNACRFRQMQGGEAADLVIDESLPVYHLDILAKLDELDEKLEKAYASYRFNDVTQHLYEFFWTEYCDKFLESAKFDFRSGDDAAKQKTLGVIDLVLSKYLAHLHPFMPHITEELSAKMGYVAEGEFLMTKALDHSNVLDGVSAEAITRAKEITAAVHETAGRLRNLKAEYQLAASKDVVFVIKPVADWVAAECDTLALLVGAKEMQLQADFDAPKGTPASVTPIGEVYMPLEGLIDMDAEKARLDKEIDKIAKEVEKSSKKLSNENFVARAKPEVVAVERERLQEWEAKLAQLKEMRLALA
- the tsaD gene encoding tRNA (adenosine(37)-N6)-threonylcarbamoyltransferase complex transferase subunit TsaD, which encodes MSHATILAIESSCDETAVAILRGNRLEAEILSSEISSQIDIHQEYGGVVPELASRNHSLALRPLVDKALAQAGIGLESIDAFAATAGPGLASSLLIGHTAAKAMAVASKKPFLSINHMEGHLLSPFIDSKQGIQENTSLVVSGGHTMIIQTHGYGNYALLGKTLDDAAGEAFDKVAKMIGLPYPGGPHIEKQAQSGSPDAYDFPRSMLKKPHLDFSFSGLKTAVLYTLSELNPVDGRPPEEAIPDICASFQAAVIEVLVKKTIKAAKQQNSKFITLSGGVSCNGALKNAFEEACVKNGIKLKVCSPAFTTDNAAMIAYVALHKHLNGEHSPFSCDVDPNMRLNTLVLRK
- a CDS encoding YbjN domain-containing protein; protein product: MKPPSLQLTSVSDAFNEQGWHHEQVAGREVITTAFEAHHTRVHLFAQVFTQLNALSVVGETSMDIDELRQPLLLELLHRANKQMNLGGLEYDLDRRRVVFRITNIFEREKYDADIVSTMVHCTIAEVDRITPYCSVIAQTPDDLLDDLNIERLLLRQDLLPPVPGDEEMPI